Proteins found in one Streptococcus anginosus subsp. whileyi MAS624 genomic segment:
- a CDS encoding FAD:protein FMN transferase, with product MDFSSRSIQLMGTTITILILHHQADLLLDEVIQLLFLYEKRFSANDDASELMKINHQAGKQWVQVHPDLFELIELGKQHSLAQNSHLNITIGPLVQTWRIGFPDAKVPQPEEIKYCLSLIEPTFIKLDSASSSVFLAKEGMKIDLGALAKGYIADKVMEFLKNKGVTSALINLGGNVLTLGINQVSKRPWRIGIQHPKLTRGNNLAVLPIVNQSVVTSGIYERTFEKQGQTYHHILDGNTGYPVETDVASLTIVSNRSVDGEIWTTRLFGESPSSILEQVEKEEQIEALGITKEDQLFYSSGLKPELLF from the coding sequence GTGGACTTCAGCTCTCGTTCTATTCAATTAATGGGAACGACGATTACAATTTTGATTCTTCATCATCAGGCAGACTTGTTACTTGACGAGGTTATTCAACTACTTTTTCTGTATGAGAAACGCTTTAGTGCAAATGATGATGCTTCGGAGTTGATGAAAATCAACCATCAAGCTGGAAAGCAATGGGTTCAGGTACATCCTGATTTGTTTGAGCTAATTGAGTTAGGAAAACAGCACAGTTTAGCTCAAAATAGTCACTTAAATATTACTATCGGCCCACTTGTACAAACATGGCGAATTGGTTTTCCAGACGCCAAAGTGCCTCAGCCGGAAGAAATCAAATATTGCCTTTCTTTAATAGAACCTACTTTTATTAAACTCGATTCTGCTTCTTCTAGTGTTTTTTTGGCAAAAGAAGGAATGAAAATTGACCTTGGAGCACTTGCAAAAGGCTATATTGCTGATAAAGTGATGGAGTTCTTAAAAAATAAAGGCGTGACTTCTGCTCTCATCAATCTAGGCGGGAATGTATTAACCCTAGGTATCAACCAAGTTTCTAAGCGTCCTTGGCGGATTGGAATCCAGCATCCCAAATTAACCCGCGGGAATAATCTGGCTGTTCTTCCTATCGTAAATCAATCCGTTGTGACTTCGGGAATTTATGAGCGAACCTTTGAAAAACAAGGGCAAACCTATCACCATATTCTTGATGGTAATACAGGTTATCCTGTGGAGACAGATGTCGCTAGTTTAACGATTGTGTCTAATCGCTCTGTAGACGGTGAAATTTGGACAACCCGATTATTTGGCGAAAGCCCATCGTCTATTCTAGAACAAGTCGAAAAAGAAGAACAGATTGAAGCGTTAGGGATTACAAAAGAAGATCAATTATTCTATTCTTCTGGTTTAAAACCAGAATTGCTATTTTAA
- the nox gene encoding H2O-forming NADH oxidase — MSKIVVIGANHAGTACINTMLDNFGNENEIVVFDQNSNISFLGCGMALWIGKQIDGPEGLFYSDKEKLEAKGAKVYMESPVLFVDYDKKEVTALVNGQKHVESYEKLIFATGSQPVIPAIKGVEIVEGNREFKATLENVQFVKLYQNSAEVIEKLKNNEGINRVAVVGAGYIGVELAEAFERLGKEVTLIDVADTCLAGYYDRELSDLMSKNLADHGIKLAYGQTVQAVEGEGKVERIVTDKETFDVDMVIMAVGFRPNTALGAGKIKLFHNGAFLVDKKQETSIPGVYAVGDCATIYDNALDDMSYIALASNAVRSGIVGAYNATGHELEGIGVQGSNGINIYDLKMVSTGLTLEKAKAAGYNAVETGFNDLQKPEFIKHNNHEVAIRIVFDKDTRVILGAQMASHEDISMGIHLFSLAIQEKVTIDKLALTDIFFLPHFNKPYNYITMAALTAEK; from the coding sequence ATGAGTAAAATTGTCGTTATCGGTGCCAATCATGCCGGCACAGCTTGTATCAATACGATGCTTGACAACTTTGGAAATGAAAATGAAATTGTTGTGTTTGATCAAAATTCAAATATTTCATTTTTAGGATGTGGAATGGCACTTTGGATTGGAAAACAAATTGATGGTCCAGAAGGTTTGTTCTATTCAGATAAAGAAAAGCTTGAAGCTAAAGGTGCTAAAGTTTATATGGAAAGTCCTGTTTTGTTCGTTGATTACGACAAAAAAGAAGTGACTGCACTTGTAAATGGGCAAAAGCATGTAGAATCTTATGAAAAATTGATTTTTGCCACAGGTTCACAACCAGTTATTCCAGCAATAAAAGGCGTAGAAATTGTTGAAGGTAATCGCGAATTTAAAGCAACTCTTGAAAATGTTCAATTTGTAAAATTGTATCAAAATTCTGCCGAAGTGATTGAAAAGCTGAAAAACAACGAAGGTATTAATCGTGTTGCTGTTGTAGGAGCTGGTTACATTGGTGTTGAACTGGCAGAAGCTTTCGAACGTCTCGGAAAAGAAGTGACCTTGATTGATGTGGCAGACACTTGTCTTGCTGGTTACTACGATCGTGAATTGTCTGACTTGATGAGTAAAAACTTGGCAGATCATGGCATTAAACTTGCCTATGGTCAAACTGTGCAAGCGGTTGAAGGTGAAGGCAAAGTTGAACGGATTGTAACGGATAAAGAAACGTTTGATGTTGACATGGTCATTATGGCTGTTGGCTTCCGTCCAAACACGGCTCTTGGCGCTGGCAAAATTAAGCTTTTCCATAACGGTGCTTTCCTTGTTGATAAAAAACAAGAAACAAGCATTCCAGGAGTTTATGCAGTTGGTGACTGTGCAACGATTTATGACAATGCTCTAGATGATATGAGTTATATCGCCCTTGCTTCAAATGCTGTTCGTTCAGGTATTGTCGGAGCTTACAACGCTACTGGTCATGAGTTAGAAGGCATTGGTGTGCAAGGCTCAAACGGTATTAACATTTACGATCTTAAAATGGTTTCAACTGGTTTGACATTGGAAAAAGCAAAAGCTGCGGGTTATAACGCAGTTGAAACAGGATTTAATGACCTTCAAAAGCCAGAATTTATCAAACACAACAACCATGAAGTAGCTATTCGTATCGTATTTGATAAAGATACACGCGTCATCCTTGGAGCACAAATGGCTTCACACGAAGATATTTCAATGGGTATTCATCTCTTCTCACTTGCAATCCAAGAAAAAGTGACCATTGATAAATTAGCGTTGACAGATATTTTCTTCCTGCCACACTTTAATAAACCTTATAACTACATTACAATGGCAGCATTGACGGCTGAAAAATAA
- a CDS encoding ClC family H(+)/Cl(-) exchange transporter, whose product MSVQTEKGISNTKKEFAFTSSSVILQVSRGILVGIIVGAIVGSFRFLIEKGFHIVQHFYQQGHDSIIGFAFILLFYACVIWISAKLTLSEKNIKGSGIPQVEAELKGLMSLSWWSVLWKKYILGVLAIASGLMLGREGPSIQLGAMGGKGIAKHLHLSPVEERSLIASGAAAGLAAAFNAPIAGLLFVIEEVYHHFSRFFWVSSLAASLTANFVSLMIFGMTPVLNMPDNIPLMGLGQYWLYLLLGIFLGFSGFLYEKVVLAMPRIYDMIGEVLHLSPQYYPIIAFIFIFPVGYFLPQLLGGGNQLVLSLTSQHYLLLTLVMFFVIRFIWSMISYGSGLPGGIFLPILALGSLLGAIVGVVCVQLGFATQEQFPIFIILGMSGYFGAISKAPLTAIILVTEMVGDIRNLMPLGLVTLVAYVVMDLLGGAPVYEAMLERMLPDNVVDEGETTLIEIPVSEKIAGKQVHELELPRDILITMQHHNGKNQTVNGSTRLYLGDMIYVVLKKSDIGRIKDLLL is encoded by the coding sequence ATGTCTGTTCAGACAGAAAAAGGAATATCAAATACCAAGAAAGAATTTGCGTTTACATCTAGTTCGGTTATTCTGCAAGTTTCAAGAGGAATTTTAGTCGGGATTATTGTAGGTGCAATTGTCGGTTCTTTTCGTTTTTTGATTGAAAAGGGATTTCATATTGTTCAACATTTCTATCAGCAAGGACATGATAGTATCATTGGGTTTGCTTTTATTCTGTTATTTTATGCTTGTGTCATTTGGATTAGTGCAAAATTAACGCTTTCAGAAAAGAATATTAAAGGTTCTGGAATTCCGCAAGTGGAAGCAGAGCTGAAAGGACTGATGAGCTTGTCATGGTGGAGTGTCCTCTGGAAAAAGTATATTCTAGGTGTTTTAGCCATTGCAAGTGGCTTAATGTTAGGACGTGAAGGCCCAAGTATCCAGCTGGGAGCAATGGGTGGAAAAGGAATTGCCAAACATCTTCATTTAAGCCCTGTGGAAGAGCGTTCTTTGATTGCTAGTGGAGCGGCAGCAGGGCTGGCAGCAGCTTTTAATGCTCCGATTGCGGGTTTACTGTTTGTTATTGAGGAAGTCTATCATCATTTTTCGCGTTTCTTTTGGGTCTCGTCTTTGGCGGCAAGTTTAACGGCAAATTTTGTTTCACTTATGATTTTTGGAATGACCCCTGTATTAAATATGCCAGATAATATTCCTCTGATGGGACTAGGGCAATACTGGCTTTATTTGTTGTTAGGAATTTTTCTTGGTTTTTCAGGATTTTTATATGAAAAAGTAGTTCTAGCTATGCCTCGCATTTATGATATGATTGGAGAAGTTTTGCACCTTTCTCCGCAATATTATCCTATTATAGCCTTTATTTTCATTTTTCCAGTAGGATATTTCCTTCCACAGCTTTTAGGCGGTGGCAATCAACTGGTTCTCTCTTTAACCAGTCAACACTATCTGCTATTAACATTAGTGATGTTTTTCGTTATTCGCTTTATCTGGAGTATGATTAGTTATGGTAGTGGGCTTCCTGGTGGTATTTTTCTCCCCATTTTAGCTCTTGGCTCTCTTTTGGGAGCAATTGTTGGTGTCGTTTGTGTGCAGTTAGGCTTTGCAACCCAAGAGCAATTTCCTATTTTTATTATTTTAGGTATGAGTGGCTACTTTGGTGCAATTTCTAAAGCTCCATTGACAGCAATCATATTGGTGACTGAGATGGTTGGCGATATACGAAACCTCATGCCTCTTGGTTTAGTGACTTTAGTGGCATACGTTGTAATGGACTTGTTGGGCGGAGCACCCGTGTATGAAGCTATGCTAGAGCGAATGTTACCAGATAACGTGGTAGATGAGGGCGAGACAACCCTTATCGAAATTCCAGTCTCTGAAAAAATAGCGGGTAAGCAAGTTCATGAGTTGGAATTACCAAGAGATATACTGATTACCATGCAACACCACAACGGAAAGAACCAAACAGTGAATGGCAGCACGCGCCTGTATCTAGGAGATATGATTTATGTGGTATTGAAAAAATCAGATATTGGACGCATTAAAGATTTACTATTATAA
- the guaC gene encoding GMP reductase: MLNEFPIFDYEDIQLIPNKCIIKSRSEADTTVTFGKHTFKLPVVPANMQTILDEDVAEKLAKSGYFYIMHRFDEAGRIPFIKRMHEQGLIASISVGVKDYEYDFISQLKTDAPEYITIDIAHGHSDSVIEMIQHIKKELPDTFVIAGNVGTPEAVRELENAGADATKVGIGPGKVCITKVKTGFGTGGWQLAALRWCAKAARKPIIADGGIRTHGDIAKSIRFGATMVMIGSLFAGHIESPGQTVEVDGEQFKEYYGSASEYQKGMYKNVEGKKILLPVKGHLADTLVEMEQDLQSAISYAGGRDLAGLKHVDYVIVKNSIWNGDAH; the protein is encoded by the coding sequence ATGCTGAATGAATTTCCTATTTTTGACTATGAAGATATCCAATTGATTCCGAATAAATGTATCATCAAAAGTCGCTCAGAAGCAGATACGACCGTTACTTTTGGGAAACACACCTTCAAACTTCCTGTTGTTCCAGCTAACATGCAAACAATTCTGGATGAAGATGTAGCAGAAAAATTGGCGAAAAGTGGCTATTTCTACATCATGCACCGTTTTGACGAAGCTGGCCGCATTCCTTTCATCAAGCGCATGCATGAGCAAGGACTGATTGCGTCTATTTCAGTTGGCGTGAAAGATTATGAATATGATTTCATTAGTCAATTGAAAACAGACGCTCCAGAATATATCACGATTGATATTGCGCATGGGCATTCAGATAGTGTCATTGAAATGATTCAACACATCAAAAAAGAACTCCCCGATACTTTCGTGATTGCAGGAAATGTCGGGACACCCGAAGCTGTTCGTGAGCTGGAAAATGCTGGAGCAGATGCAACCAAAGTTGGCATTGGACCAGGGAAAGTTTGCATCACAAAAGTAAAAACTGGTTTTGGTACAGGTGGCTGGCAATTAGCGGCTCTTCGTTGGTGTGCAAAAGCTGCTCGCAAACCAATTATTGCGGACGGTGGTATTCGTACGCATGGCGACATTGCCAAATCTATTCGCTTTGGTGCTACCATGGTGATGATTGGTTCCCTATTCGCAGGTCATATCGAAAGCCCAGGTCAAACGGTCGAAGTAGACGGTGAACAATTCAAAGAGTATTATGGTTCGGCTTCAGAGTACCAAAAGGGTATGTATAAGAATGTGGAAGGAAAGAAAATTCTTTTACCGGTTAAAGGACATTTAGCTGACACTTTGGTTGAAATGGAGCAGGATTTGCAAAGTGCTATTTCCTATGCTGGCGGAAGAGACTTAGCTGGTCTTAAGCACGTAGATTACGTCATTGTGAAAAATTCTATTTGGAACGGTGATGCGCATTAA
- a CDS encoding xanthine phosphoribosyltransferase yields the protein MKLLEERILKDGNVLGENILKVDSFLTHQVDFNLMKEIGKAFATYFRSAGITKVVTIEASGIAPAIYTAEALGVPMIFAKKSKNITMTEDILTTEVYSFTKQVTSTVSIAGKFLNHHDKVLIIDDFLANGQAAKGLVNIIEQSGAHVEAIGIVIEKSFQEGRKLLEEDKRKVVSLARIQKFENGKVVFMEADA from the coding sequence ATGAAATTATTAGAAGAACGCATCCTAAAAGATGGAAATGTTTTAGGAGAAAATATTTTAAAAGTGGATTCATTTCTGACTCACCAAGTCGATTTCAACTTGATGAAAGAAATTGGTAAAGCGTTTGCAACCTATTTTCGCTCGGCTGGTATTACAAAAGTTGTGACAATTGAAGCATCTGGCATCGCACCTGCTATTTATACAGCAGAAGCATTGGGCGTTCCGATGATTTTTGCGAAAAAGTCAAAAAACATTACTATGACGGAAGATATTTTGACGACAGAGGTCTATTCTTTTACCAAACAAGTGACAAGTACGGTCTCAATTGCAGGGAAATTTTTAAATCATCATGATAAAGTGCTTATTATCGATGATTTTCTAGCAAATGGTCAAGCAGCTAAAGGGCTTGTTAATATCATTGAACAATCAGGTGCCCATGTGGAAGCGATTGGTATCGTAATTGAAAAATCATTCCAAGAGGGAAGAAAGTTGCTAGAAGAAGATAAACGAAAAGTCGTTTCTTTGGCTCGTATTCAAAAATTTGAAAATGGAAAAGTTGTATTTATGGAGGCTGATGCATAA
- a CDS encoding nucleobase:cation symporter-2 family protein yields the protein MELKEEKHSQAAVLGLQHLLAMYSGSILVPIMIAGALGYSSQQLTYLISTDIFMCGVATFLQLQLNKYFGIGLPVVLGVAFQSVAPLIMIGQKHGSGAMFGALIVSGIYVLLIAGIFSKIANFFPPIVTGSVITTIGLTLIPVAIGNMGNNSEKPTAQSLLLAAVTILIILLVNIFAKGFLKSISILIGLIIGTIIASFMGLVDFAPVTQAPLVHVPTPFYFGIPKFELSSIVMMCIIATVSLVESTGVYFALSDITNEKLDSIRLRNGYRAEGLAVLLGGIFNTFPYTGFSQNVGLVKLSGIKTRLPIYYAAGFLVLLGLVPKFGALAQIIPSPVLGGAMLVMFGFVSVQGMQMLARVDFEHNEHHFLIAAVSISAGVGLNGSNLFNSLPTGLQMFFSNGIVMASVIAIVLNLILNREKK from the coding sequence ATGGAACTGAAAGAAGAAAAACATTCACAGGCGGCTGTCTTAGGTTTGCAGCACTTATTAGCAATGTACTCTGGGTCAATCCTTGTACCCATTATGATTGCTGGTGCGCTAGGTTATTCGAGCCAACAGCTGACCTATCTTATTTCCACAGATATTTTTATGTGTGGTGTGGCAACATTTTTGCAATTGCAACTCAATAAATATTTCGGAATTGGCTTGCCAGTCGTACTTGGCGTTGCTTTTCAATCGGTTGCGCCTCTGATTATGATTGGTCAAAAACATGGAAGCGGAGCTATGTTTGGAGCGCTCATCGTTTCCGGTATCTACGTTCTTTTGATTGCAGGCATTTTTTCTAAAATTGCTAATTTCTTTCCACCAATTGTGACGGGCTCAGTCATTACTACCATTGGTTTAACACTTATTCCTGTTGCGATTGGCAATATGGGAAATAATAGTGAAAAACCAACTGCACAAAGTTTGCTGTTGGCTGCTGTCACGATTTTAATTATACTGTTAGTAAATATCTTTGCGAAAGGCTTTCTAAAATCCATTTCCATTCTGATTGGCTTAATTATTGGAACGATTATTGCCAGCTTTATGGGCTTAGTAGATTTTGCGCCAGTAACTCAAGCTCCTCTTGTACATGTTCCGACACCGTTTTATTTTGGAATACCTAAGTTTGAACTTTCATCCATCGTCATGATGTGTATTATCGCAACAGTTTCTTTGGTAGAATCAACAGGTGTTTATTTTGCACTTTCAGATATTACAAACGAAAAGTTAGATAGCATTCGTCTGCGAAATGGTTATCGTGCAGAAGGACTTGCAGTGCTTCTTGGCGGTATTTTTAACACTTTCCCTTATACAGGATTTTCACAAAATGTTGGTTTGGTCAAACTTTCTGGAATTAAAACACGGCTCCCAATCTATTATGCAGCAGGATTCTTAGTCTTGTTAGGATTGGTACCGAAATTCGGAGCTTTGGCACAAATCATCCCAAGTCCTGTACTCGGTGGTGCTATGCTTGTCATGTTTGGTTTTGTTTCTGTTCAGGGAATGCAAATGCTAGCGCGAGTTGATTTTGAACACAATGAACACCATTTCTTGATTGCCGCTGTATCTATTTCCGCAGGAGTCGGTCTAAATGGAAGCAATCTTTTTAACAGTTTGCCAACTGGCTTACAAATGTTTTTCTCAAATGGAATTGTTATGGCGAGCGTCATTGCGATTGTATTGAACCTTATTTTAAATCGTGAGAAAAAATAA
- a CDS encoding MATE family efflux transporter, with product MYQARNLKERMTLFISIFLPILIYQLANFSASFVDTTMTGKYHTLHLAGVSMATSLWSPFFTFLTGIVSALVPIIGHHLGQKQEEKIASDFYQFIYLSLGLSLLLFGLVFLGAPLVLSNIGLEPLVAEVSIHYLWYLAFGIIPLLLFSVVRSLLDALGLTRLSMYLMLLLLPLNASFNYILIYGAFGFPEMGGAGAGLGTSLAYWVLLVLSVVVSKRHPRIKKYQLWKIRPLDKEGLQEGIRLGFPIGGTVFAEVVIFSVVGLLMAKFSSLIIASHQSAISFSNLMYAFPMSISNAMAIIVSYEIGAKRLDYVRKYCVLGRLTALGFAVFTLTFLYLFRYQVASLYGTNKEFIRLTSIFLTYSLFFQLADTFAAPLQGILRGYKDTKVPFYLGLIGYWGVSLPVGLLLDHMTNLGPFAYWIGLISSLVVSGILYQLRLNHIQKRN from the coding sequence ATGTACCAAGCGCGCAATTTAAAAGAGCGAATGACCCTATTTATTTCGATTTTTTTGCCAATTTTGATTTATCAACTGGCCAATTTTTCAGCCTCGTTTGTGGATACAACCATGACAGGGAAATACCATACGTTGCATTTGGCGGGAGTTTCAATGGCGACTAGCTTATGGAGTCCGTTTTTTACTTTTTTGACTGGTATTGTCTCAGCCTTGGTTCCGATTATTGGACATCATCTAGGACAAAAACAGGAAGAAAAAATCGCTTCTGATTTTTATCAGTTTATTTATTTATCTCTCGGCTTGTCTCTTCTCTTGTTTGGGCTCGTTTTTCTAGGTGCACCGCTTGTTTTGTCCAATATTGGATTAGAACCATTAGTAGCAGAAGTCTCTATACACTACCTCTGGTATTTGGCATTTGGTATTATCCCTTTGCTTTTATTTAGTGTTGTACGCTCTTTATTAGACGCATTAGGATTGACAAGATTATCCATGTATCTTATGTTGCTCTTGCTACCGTTGAATGCCAGTTTTAACTACATTTTAATTTATGGAGCATTTGGCTTCCCAGAAATGGGCGGAGCAGGAGCGGGGCTAGGGACTTCGTTGGCTTACTGGGTGCTGTTAGTCCTTTCGGTGGTAGTTTCCAAAAGACATCCTAGAATAAAAAAATATCAATTATGGAAAATTCGACCTTTGGATAAAGAAGGATTGCAGGAAGGGATTCGTCTCGGTTTTCCTATTGGCGGGACTGTCTTTGCAGAAGTTGTGATATTTTCAGTCGTAGGTTTGCTCATGGCTAAGTTTTCTTCGTTAATCATTGCCAGTCACCAATCGGCTATTAGTTTTTCCAATCTTATGTATGCTTTTCCTATGAGCATTTCTAATGCTATGGCGATTATCGTTTCTTACGAAATTGGCGCAAAGCGTCTAGACTATGTCAGAAAATATTGTGTTTTGGGAAGATTGACTGCGCTTGGGTTCGCTGTTTTCACGCTGACATTTTTATATCTTTTCCGTTATCAAGTCGCTTCATTGTATGGAACCAACAAGGAATTTATACGTTTGACGTCCATTTTCTTAACTTACAGTTTATTTTTTCAATTAGCAGATACTTTCGCAGCGCCTCTTCAAGGAATTTTACGTGGTTATAAGGATACAAAAGTGCCATTTTATTTGGGATTGATTGGCTATTGGGGTGTGTCGTTACCAGTTGGATTACTATTAGATCACATGACAAATTTAGGTCCCTTTGCTTATTGGATTGGTTTAATTTCTAGTCTGGTTGTTAGTGGCATTTTATACCAACTTCGTCTCAATCATATTCAAAAAAGAAATTAG
- a CDS encoding 4-oxalocrotonate tautomerase — MKRRYNMPFVRIDLFEGRTLEQKKALAKEVTAAVVKNTGAPQSAVHVIINDMPEGTYFPHGEMRTK; from the coding sequence ATAAAAAGGAGATATAACATGCCATTTGTCAGAATTGATTTATTTGAAGGACGCACGTTAGAACAAAAGAAGGCTCTTGCAAAAGAAGTTACTGCCGCTGTTGTGAAAAATACTGGCGCGCCACAATCTGCTGTTCATGTCATCATCAACGACATGCCAGAAGGGACTTATTTCCCACATGGTGAAATGCGTACAAAATAA
- a CDS encoding thymidine kinase produces the protein MAQLYYKYGTMNSGKTIEILKVAHNYEEQGKGVVIMTSALDTRDGFGVVSSRIGMKRKAVAIAEDTDIFRFIQEMPEKPYCVLIDEAQFLSRRHVYDLARVVDELNVPVMAFGLKNDFRNELFEGSKYLLLLADKIDEIKTICQFCSKKATMVLRTTNGKPVYEGEQIQIGGNETYIPVCRKHYFKPEIDEMKS, from the coding sequence ATGGCTCAGTTGTATTATAAATATGGCACGATGAATTCGGGCAAAACAATCGAAATTTTAAAAGTAGCACACAACTACGAAGAACAAGGCAAAGGTGTTGTCATTATGACGAGCGCACTTGATACACGTGACGGTTTCGGCGTTGTTTCTAGTCGTATTGGCATGAAGCGAAAAGCAGTTGCAATAGCAGAAGATACTGATATTTTCCGCTTTATTCAGGAAATGCCCGAAAAGCCTTATTGTGTATTGATTGATGAAGCGCAGTTCCTATCTCGCCGTCATGTCTATGACTTAGCGAGAGTAGTTGACGAATTAAATGTACCAGTTATGGCTTTTGGCTTGAAAAATGATTTTCGCAATGAGTTATTTGAAGGCTCGAAATATCTCCTGCTTCTAGCAGATAAAATTGATGAGATTAAAACAATTTGTCAATTTTGCTCCAAAAAAGCAACCATGGTATTAAGAACAACGAATGGTAAGCCGGTCTATGAAGGTGAGCAAATTCAAATCGGTGGGAATGAAACATATATTCCTGTCTGTCGGAAGCATTATTTTAAGCCAGAAATTGACGAAATGAAGAGTTAA
- the prfA gene encoding peptide chain release factor 1, giving the protein MNIYEQLQAVEDRYEELGELLSDPDVVSDTKRFMELSKEEASTRDTVATYRDYKRVLQNITDAEEMIKDASGDADLEEMAKQEIKDAKAEKEEYEEKLKILLLPKDPNDDKNIILEIRGAAGGDEASLFAGDLLTMYQKYAESQGWKFEVMEASMNGVGGFKEVVAMVSGQSVYSKLKYESGAHRVQRVPVTESQGRVHTSTATVLVMPEVEEVEYDIDPKDLRIDIYHASGAGGQNVNKVATAVRIVHLPTNIKVEMQEERTQQKNRDKAMKIIRARVADHFAQIAQDEQDAERKSTIGTGDRSERIRTYNFPQNRVTDHRIGLTLQKLDTILAGKLDEIVDALVLYDQTQKLEELNK; this is encoded by the coding sequence ATGAATATTTATGAACAACTACAAGCCGTTGAAGATCGCTATGAAGAGTTGGGAGAACTTCTGAGTGACCCAGATGTTGTTAGTGACACCAAGCGTTTTATGGAATTGTCCAAAGAAGAAGCGAGTACACGCGATACGGTAGCAACTTATCGTGACTATAAAAGGGTGCTCCAAAACATCACAGATGCCGAAGAAATGATCAAAGACGCTTCTGGCGATGCTGATTTGGAAGAAATGGCAAAGCAAGAGATCAAAGATGCAAAAGCTGAAAAAGAAGAATACGAGGAAAAATTGAAAATTCTTCTTTTACCAAAAGATCCAAACGATGATAAAAACATCATCTTAGAAATTCGTGGTGCAGCAGGAGGTGATGAAGCCTCGCTCTTTGCCGGTGATCTTCTGACAATGTATCAAAAATACGCCGAATCGCAAGGATGGAAATTTGAGGTTATGGAAGCCTCCATGAATGGAGTCGGTGGCTTCAAAGAAGTAGTAGCGATGGTTTCTGGTCAATCCGTTTATTCCAAACTAAAATACGAATCAGGTGCTCATCGCGTACAGCGTGTCCCAGTGACAGAAAGCCAAGGACGGGTTCACACTTCGACAGCAACAGTCTTAGTCATGCCTGAAGTTGAAGAAGTAGAATATGATATTGATCCAAAAGATCTTCGGATTGACATTTATCACGCTTCTGGTGCTGGAGGTCAGAATGTCAATAAAGTTGCAACGGCCGTTCGGATTGTTCACTTGCCAACAAATATCAAAGTTGAAATGCAGGAAGAACGGACCCAGCAAAAGAATCGCGACAAAGCTATGAAGATCATTCGTGCGCGCGTAGCAGATCATTTTGCACAAATTGCGCAAGACGAGCAAGATGCCGAGCGGAAATCAACTATTGGTACTGGAGACCGCTCGGAGCGGATTCGTACCTATAATTTTCCACAAAATCGTGTGACAGATCACCGTATCGGTTTAACGCTGCAAAAGCTAGATACGATTTTAGCTGGAAAATTAGATGAAATCGTGGACGCCTTGGTATTGTATGACCAAACACAAAAACTAGAAGAATTGAATAAATAA